A genomic region of Melanotaenia boesemani isolate fMelBoe1 chromosome 21, fMelBoe1.pri, whole genome shotgun sequence contains the following coding sequences:
- the cenpt gene encoding centromere protein T isoform X1, whose protein sequence is MDLTEDLTPRVLLKHILVTEPPRTPVTRSETRGQSSSGVRRRSRQSNKKAETQTPQSILRRSLREKIREDITRKSLPATKRRTGSVVFKRIQTPAATSLFLSDGDTPRYLLRNILQTEPVKSPVVHEKRPSEQQYLASADKNATRTRPSVELSGLDLPDITISHEASTAKGLSRKRPRRSFNVTAFEKRLKDGDDAEEEADNSTDNHSSLSASSSTSLTLKTPFVDVRTEKKGLQRKISNRRKITEEEFGAAVNRRQMGVVSSYNQKERDLSEMTYSEDFSLGLSKLEPDITTDIVNCNTALYDLPDAMTSNISIVATQDKPTVMASQLQRGMQEIEQEEEVELMNDQYVSEAQLQEDVDESEPQNKKPHDQQENAAVTSTSAEEEGSVRSQTVDTDVGTESEEVEAQTGDEAAADSDSEEAAEANDQFEGEQVALDSETEEEEGYAASQVEMGKADSQSDNVEAGSQSDEEEVVLGSEAKEDEEEEGEAELQSEDVAADSQSEDVEAGSQSEEEVVLGSEAKEDEDEEEEEEGEEELQSEDVAADSQSEDVEAGSEAKEDEEEEGEEELQSEDVAADSQSEGVAAEEDEDITESQSEDDHQEEREEEERASEELELDLEHTSRWARRSKGALVVPITEAGEELAESTVAGRSDSKSKAHIGVELNASLERRSQESSQLHSGSPGGAEPSVDEQDHVSCPETEPEAGKGNSFNLLQVTHEIEISRHLDDLSPEGIPAPDSDEKDEEWEEDDNDDVDDDGEEGEEFPSKTPAFVREKRNFFLPDPQASPSVFRDIEPSSTTEAAAKPKQVKQRKTRPSMKKAVLPKAYLMSVFKHFAKTKVSADVFPVLNEIMDKFLTRMADDLETYANHAKRTTIDFEDAKLLLKRQGYVNDKVPVEVLIEKYLRMEQRKLLIPIATSGNVVIPKRRR, encoded by the exons ATGGATCTCACGGAGGACTTGACACCTAGAGTCCTGCTGAAACATATTCTCGTCACAGAGCCACCCAGGACCCCTGTCACTCGCAG TGAGACCAGGGGGCAAAGTTCCAGCGGAGTCCGGCGAAGGAGCCGACAGAGCAATAAAAAAGCTGAGACCCAGACCCCACAAAGCATCCTACGGCGCAGCCTGAGGGAGAAGATTCGTGAG GATATAACTAGGAAGTCACTTCCTGCTACTAAACGGAGGACTGGCTCAGTCGTGTTCAAGAGGATACAAACGCCCGCTGCAACATCATTGTTTTTGAGTGATGGAGATACTCCCAGGTACCTACTCAGGAACATCTTGCAGACAG aGCCTGTGAAGTCACCTGTGGTTCATGAGAAAAGGCCATCTGAACAGCAATATCTGGCATCAGCTGACAAAAATGCTACCAGAACACGTCCCAG TGTTGAGCTGTCAGGGCTGGACCTGCCTGATATAACAATTAGCCATGAAGCAAGCACAGCAAAGGGACTGAGCAGGAAGAGACCACGTCGGAGCTTTAATGTAACGGCTTTTGAAAAACGTCTTAAAGATGGAGATG AtgctgaagaagaagctgaTAATTCAACAGACAACCATTCATCACTTTCTGCGTCAAG CTCCACCTCCTTGACTCTAAAAACACCATTTGTTGATGTTCGGACGGAAAAAAAGGGTTTGCAGAGAAAAATTTCTAACCGCCGAAAAATCACAGAGGAAGAATTTGGAGCTGCTGTGAACAGACGGCAGATGGGAg TGGTAAGCAGCTACAACCAGAAAGAGCGAGATCTCAGTGAGATGACCTACTCTGAGGATTTTAGCCTGGGTCTAAGCAAACTTGAGCCTGATATCACAACTGATATTGTGAACTGTAACACAGCTCTTTATGATCTACCTGATGCCATGACTTCCAACATTTCCATTGTTGCAACTCAAGACAAGCCCACTGTAATGGCGTCTCAGCTTCAGAGAGGGATGCAAGAGAttgagcaggaggaggaagtggaGCTGATGAATGATCAGTATGTTTCTGAAGCCCAGTTGCAGGAAGATGTAGATGAATCTGAACCCCAAAATAAGAAACCTCATgatcaacaagaaaatgctgctgTTACTTCAACATCTGCGGAAGAGGAGGGTTCAGTCAGGTCTCAGACTGTTGACACAGATGTTGGAACTGAGTCTGAGGAAGTTGAAGCGCAAACTGGAGACGAGGCTGCAGCTGACTCTGACTCTGAAGAGGCTGCTGAGGCAAATGATCAGTTTGAGGGAGAACAGGTGGCACTAGACTCtgaaacagaagaagaggaaggttATGCTGCATCTCAAGTGGAAATGGGTAAAGCTGATTCCCAGTCTGACAATGTTGAGGCAGGTTCTcagtctgatgaagaggaagttGTACTGGGCTCTGAGGccaaagaggatgaagaggaagaaggtgAAGCGGAGTTGCAAAGTGAAGATGTTGCAGCTGATTCCCAGTCTGAGGATGTTGAGGCGGGTTCTCAGTCTGAAGAGGAAGTTGTACTGGGCTCTGAGGCcaaagaggatgaagatgaagaggaagaagaagaaggtgaaGAGGAGTTGCAAAGTGAAGATGTTGCAGCTGATTCCCAGTCTGAAGATGTTGAGGCAG GCTCTGAGGccaaagaggatgaagaggaagaaggtgAAGAGGAGTTGCAAAGTGAAGATGTTGCAGCTGATTCCCAGTCTGAGGGTGTGGCagctgaggaagatgaggataTAACTGAGTCTCAGAGTGAAGATGATCATCAGgaggaaagagaagaggaagagcGGGCATCAGAAGAACTGGAACTTGACTTGGAGCACACCAGCCGATGGGCTCGCCGCTCTAAGGGTGCTCTTGTTGTACCCATAACAGAGGCAGGGGAGGAGTTGGCCGAGTCCACTGTGGCAG GAAGGTCTGATTCCAAATCCAAAGCACACATCGGTGTTGAGTTAAACGCCAGCCTTGAAAGGAGAAGCCAGGAGAGCAGTCAGCTTCACTCTGGGAGTCCTGGTGGGGCTGAACCCTCAGTGGACGAGCAGGACCATGTTTCCTGTCCTGAGACCGAGCCAGAAGCTGGAAAAGGGAACTCGTTTAATCTTCTTCAGGTGACTCATGAAATTGAAATCAGCAGACACCTGGATGACCTTTCACCTGAAGGAATCCCTGCTCCGGATTCTGATGAGAAAGACGAAGAGTGGGAGGAAGATGATAacgatgatgttgatgatgatggagaagAAGGTGAAG AATTCCCCTCCAAAACACCTGCATTTGTCAGAGAGAAAAGGAACTTCTTTCTTCCTGATCCTCAGGCATCACCTTCGGTTTTCAGAGATATTGAGCCTAG CAGTACAACTGAAGCTGCAGCTAAACCGAAGCAAGTGAAACAGAGGAAGACGAGGCCATCTATGAAGAAAGCAGTTCTTCCTAAGGCCTACCTTATGAGTGTGTTCAAACACTTTGCCAAAACAAAGGTGTCTGCAGATGTTTTCCCCGTCCTAAATGAAAT AATGGATAAATTTTTGACCCGGATGGCTGATGACTTGGAGACGTATGCCAACCATGCAAAGAGAACAACCATTGATTTTGAAGATGCTAAACTTCTTTTGAAGAG gCAGGGTTATGTAAATGACAAGGTGCCAGTGGAGGTGCTAATTGAAAAATATCTTCGTATGGAGCAGCGAAAGCTCTTAATACCCATTGCAACCAGCGGAAATGTTGTTATTCCAAAAAGGCGAAGGTGA